A window of the Priestia filamentosa genome harbors these coding sequences:
- a CDS encoding CBO0543 family protein, which yields MAYPSYDEVQDIRSELKEVGYQHWLHHDLFTWQWWVLLIASILPWIIWGYLIKKEHRLHVFAFAMTTGIISSILDVIGVYILLWGYPIKLFFMVPPLFPADLTVIPVAFSLAYHYGETWGMYFLYIAILSFLFSYVIEPLFIWAEMYEIHNFSHWLSFIGFIFIFLLVKWFLERILPVREQ from the coding sequence ATGGCCTATCCTTCTTATGATGAAGTACAAGATATTCGAAGTGAACTAAAGGAAGTCGGATATCAACATTGGCTTCACCATGATCTATTTACATGGCAATGGTGGGTTTTGCTTATAGCTTCTATTCTACCCTGGATCATATGGGGGTATCTTATTAAAAAGGAGCACCGTCTACACGTATTTGCATTTGCTATGACCACGGGGATCATTTCAAGTATTTTAGATGTAATTGGAGTTTATATATTGTTATGGGGATACCCGATCAAATTATTTTTCATGGTTCCACCTTTATTCCCTGCCGACTTAACTGTCATCCCTGTAGCATTTAGTTTAGCTTATCATTATGGGGAAACATGGGGAATGTACTTCCTATATATCGCTATTCTCTCATTTTTATTCTCTTATGTGATAGAACCATTATTTATATGGGCAGAAATGTATGAGATACATAACTTCTCTCATTGGCTTTCTTTCATTGGTTTTATCTTCATTTTTTTACTCGTTAAATGGTTCTTAGAAAGGATTTTACCAGTAAGAGAACAGTAA